The Cyprinus carpio isolate SPL01 chromosome A5, ASM1834038v1, whole genome shotgun sequence genome has a segment encoding these proteins:
- the LOC109090788 gene encoding bone morphogenetic protein 3-like, whose product MDRCERLFILLLGWGYLFCGYCAVLKTPFMGFSKDVQLGQKVEAHDKQHAKKTEQDTLSEHMQMLYAKFTSAGFPLKDGNTVRSFKGHLGTINDKQLQIFNLTSLTKSEDVLSATLHYYIGDLQNSSHRCTRHKSCAHHNLRRQGHIHLDVWSFSFVDNTTRTVGHFSINISTMYQDFISWQWKDITRVVNQAKQHNQLLIGIDIDSKGSQSWKKLLSDRSPYILVYANDSAISEPESVVSTLQRHKSRLVPNLHMLEIHNRSAPSQHRTKRSANILLPLQNNELPGPEYPYEIPTWDETSPYDPVESKPVKRPRKKPRKNPRHKNPLLQFDEQTIKKARKKQWNEPKNCARRYLKVDFADIGWSEWIISPKSFDAYYCSGSCQFPMPKSLKPSNHATIQSIVRAVGVVPGIPEPCCVPEKMSSLSILFFDEDKNVVLKVYPNMTVDSCACR is encoded by the exons ATGGATCGCTGTGAACGACTGTTTATCCTCCTGTTGGGATGGGGTTATCTGTTTTGTGGATACTGTGCTGTGCTTAAAACACCCTTCATGGGTTTCTCAAAAGACGTGCAGTTAGGACAAAAAGTGGAAGCGCATGATAAGCAACATGCAAAGAAAACCGAGCAGGACACGCTGTCAGAACACATGCAGATGCTCTACGCCAAATTCACCAGCGCGGGATTCCCTCTCAAAGATGGGAACACTGTCCGCAGCTTCAAAGGACATTTGG gCACCATCAATGATAAGCAGTTACAGATCTTCAACCTCACTTCCCTCACTAAGTCTGAAGACGTTCTCTCAGCAACGCTGCACTACTACATTGGTGACCTGCAGAACAGCAGCCACAGATGCACAAGGCACAAGAGTTGTGCTCACCATAACCTCAGAAGACAAGGTCATATTCACCTAGATGTCTGGAGCTTCAGCTTTGTGGATAACACCACCAGAACAGTCGGCCATTTCTCCATTAACATCTCCACAATGTACCAGGACTTCATATCATGGCAGTGGAAAGACATTACTCGTGTAGTCAACCAAGCCAAGCAACACAACCAGCTTCTCATAGGCATTGACATTGACTCAAAAGGAAGTCAATCTTGGAAGAAACTCTTGTCTGATAGGTCTCCTTACATTCTGGTCTACGCAAATGACTCGGCTATCTCAGAGCCTGAGAGTGTTGTGTCCACCCTGCAGAGACACAAAAGCAGACTGGTGCCAAATCTTCATATGCTCGAAATACATAATCGCAGTGCCCCCTCACAACATCGGACCAAGCGGTCCGCCAACATCCTGCTGCCGCTACAGAACAATGAGCTTCCAGGCCCAGAGTACCCTTATGAGATACCTACATGGGATGAGACCAGCCCTTATGATCCAGTGGAGAGTAAACCGGTCAAGCGCCCTCGCAAGAAGCCTCGCAAGAATCCACGGCACAAGAACCCTCTCCTGCAGTTTGATGAGCAGACCATTAAGAAAGCACGTAAAAAGCAATGGAACGAGCCAAAGAACTGTGCTCGCAGATATTTAAAGGTTGATTTTGCAGATATCGGCTGGAGCGAGTGGATTATCTCCCCCAAGTCTTTTGATGCGTACTACTGCTCAGGGTCATGTCAGTTCCCCATGCCAAAG TCTTTGAAACCTTCAAACCACGCCACCATTCAGAGCATCGTGCGGGCAGTGGGGGTGGTCCCAGGCATCCCAGAGCCCTGCTGTGTACCAGAGAAGATGTCTTCCCTCAGCATCCTCTTCTTTGATGAAGACAAGAACGTGGTCCTCAAGGTCTACCCAAACATGACAGTGGACTCCTGTGCCTGTCGGTAA